A window of the Tachyglossus aculeatus isolate mTacAcu1 chromosome 2, mTacAcu1.pri, whole genome shotgun sequence genome harbors these coding sequences:
- the GJA1 gene encoding gap junction alpha-1 protein, protein MGDWSALGKLLDKVQAYSTAGGKVWLSVLFIFRILLLGTAVESAWGDEQSAFRCNTQQPGCENVCYDKSFPISHVRFWVLQIIFVSVPTLLYLAHVFYVMRKEEKLNKKEEELKVAQTEGTNVDMHLKQIEIKKFKYGIEEHGKVKMRGGLLRTYIISILFKSVFEVAFLLIQWYIYGFSLSAVYTCQRDPCPHQVDCFLSRPTEKTIFIIFMLVVSLVSLALNIIELFYVFFKGVKDRVKGRSDPYHSAAGPLSPGKDCGSTKYAYFNGCSSPTAPLSPMSPPGYKLVTGDRNNSSCRNYNKQASEQNWANYSAEQNRMGQAGSTISNSHAQPFDFPDDNQNTKKLAAVGHELQPLAAADQRPSSRASSRASSRPRPDDLEI, encoded by the coding sequence ATGGGGGACTGGAGCGCCTTGGGCAAGCTCCTCGACAAAGTCCAGGCCTACTCGACGGCGGGCGGGAAGGTCTGGCTGTCGGTCCTGTTCATCTTCCGGATCCTGCTCCTGGGGACGGCGGTGGAGTCGGCCTGGGGGGACGAGCAGTCGGCCTTCCGGTGCAACACGCAGCAGCCCGGTTGCGAGAACGTCTGCTACGACaagtccttccccatctcccacgtGCGCTTCTGGGTCCTGCAGATCATCTTCGTCTCGGTGCCCACCCTCCTCTACCTGGCGCACGTCTTCTACGTCATGCGCAAGGAGGAGAAGCTgaacaagaaggaggaggagctcaAGGTGGCGCAGACGGAAGGCACCAACGTGGACATGCACCTGAAGCAGATCGAGATCAAGAAGTTCAAATACGGGATCGAGGAGCACGGCAAGGTGAAGATGCGCGGCGGCCTGCTCCGCACCTACATCATCAGCATCCTCTTCAAGTCCGTCTTCGAGGTGGCCTTCCTCCTCATCCAGTGGTACATCTACGGGTTCAGCCTCAGCGCCGTGTACACGTGCCAGAGGGACCCCTGCCCGCACCAGGTCGACTGCTTCCTCTCCCGGCCCACGGAGAAGaccatcttcatcatcttcaTGCTGGTGGTGTCCCTGGTGTCCCTGGCCCTGAACATCATCGAGCTCTTCTACGTCTTCTTCAAGGGGGTGAAGGACCGCGTCAAGGGCCGGAGCGACCCCTACCACTCGGCCGCCGGCCCCCTGAGCCCCGGCAAGGACTGCGGCTCCACCAAGTACGCCTACTTCAACGGCTGCTCCTCCCCCACGGCCCCGCTCTCGCCCATGTCCCCGCCGGGCTACAAGCTGGTGACCGGCGACCGGAACAATTCCTCCTGCCGCAACTACAACAAGCAGGCCAGCGAGCAGAACTGGGCCAACTACAGCGCCGAGCAGAACCGGATGGGCCAGGCCGGGAGCACCATCTCCAACTCCCACGCCCAGCCCTTCGACTTCCCCGACGACAACCAGAACACGAAAAAGCTGGCCGCCGTCGGGCACGAGCTGCAGCCTCTGGCCGCGGCGGACCAGAGGCCCTCCAGCCGGGCCAGCAGCCGCGCCAGCAGCCGACCCCGGCCCGACGACCTGGAGATCTAA